In a single window of the Cervus elaphus chromosome 1, mCerEla1.1, whole genome shotgun sequence genome:
- the TMX2 gene encoding thioredoxin-related transmembrane protein 2, whose protein sequence is METFNGERGGTRPTEAEESGRRLGGAGKMAVLAPLIALVYSVPRLSRWLARPYYFLSALLSAAFLLVRKLPPVCESLPTQREDGNPCDFDWREVEILMFLSAIVMMKNRRSITVEQHIGNIFMFSKVANAILFFRLDIRMGLLYITLCIVFLMTCKPPLYMGPEYIKYFSDKTIDEELERDKRVTWIVEFFANWSSDCQSFAPIYADLSLKYNCTGLNFGKVDVGRYTDVSTRYKVSTSPLTKQLPTLILFQGGKEVMRRPQIDKKGRAVSWTFSEENVIREFNLNELYQRAKKLSKAGDRIPEEQPVATGPTAVPDEESKKDK, encoded by the exons ATGGAAACCTTCAATGGTGAGAGAGGCGGGACCAGACCTACGGAAGCCGAAGAGAGCGGCCGGCGCCTCGGGGGGGCCGGAAAGATGGCGGTCCTAGCGCCTTTGATTGCTCTCGTGTATTCGGTCCCGCGACTTTCACGATGGCTGGCCCGACCTTACTACTTTTTGTCAGCCCTGCTGTCTGCTGCCTTCCTGCTCGTGAGGAAGCTGCCCCCTGTCTGCGAAAGTCTCCCCACGCAACGCGAAGACGGCAACCCGTGTGACTTTGACTGG AGAGAAGTGGAGATCCTGATGTTTCTCAGCGCCATCGTGATGATGAAGAACCGCAGGTCCA TCACCGTGGAACAGCACATAGGCAACATCTTCATGTTCAGCAAGGTGGCCAATGCGATTCTTTTCTTCCGCCTGGATATTCGTATGGGCCTGCTTTACATCACACTCTGCATAG TGTTCTTGATGACATGCAAACCCCCCTTGTACATGGGCCCTGAGTACATCAAGTACTTCAGTGACAAAACCATTGAT GAGGAGCTGGAGCGGGACAAGAGGGTCACTTGGATCGTGGAGTTCTTCGCCAACTGGTCCAGTGACTGCCAGTCATTTGCCCCTATCTACGCTGACCTCTCGCTCAA GTACAACTGTACAGGGCTGAATTTTGGGAAGGTAGACGTTGGACGCTACACGGACGTTAGTACACG GTACAAAGTGAGCACATCACCCCTCACCAAGCAGCTCCCTACCCTGATCCTGTTCCAAGGTGGGAAGGAGGTCATGCGGCGGCCGCAGATCGACAAGAAGGGCCGGGCTGTCTCTTGGACATTCTCAGAG GAGAACGTGATCCGAGAATTCAACCTGAATGAGCTCTATCAGCGGGCTAAGAAGCTGTCAAAGGCTGGCGATAGGATCCCTGAGGAGCAGCCTGTGGCCACGGGGCCCACTGCTGTGCCAGATGAGGAGAGCAAGAAGGACAAATAG
- the SELENOH gene encoding selenoprotein H: MASRGRKRKAEAALAAAAEKREKPAGGQDGGVEGPSVVIEHCTSURVYGRNAAALSQALRLQAPELVVKVNPARPRRGSFEVTLLRADGSSAELWTGLKKGPPRKLKFPEPHVVLEELKKYLS, encoded by the exons ATGGCGTCCCGCGGGAGGAAGCGGAAGGCCGAGGCGGCGCTGGCCGCAGCGGCCGAGAAGCGGGAGAAGCCGGCCGGCGGCCAGGATGGGGGAGTGGAGGGGCCGAGCGTCGTCATCGAGCACTG CACGAGCTGACGCGTCTATGGGCGCAACGCCGCGGCTCTGAGCCAGGCGCTGCGCCTGCAGGCCCCGGAGCTGGTGGTGAAGGTGAACCCCGCCAGGCCGCGGAGGGGCAGCTTCGAGGTGACGCTGCTGCGCGCCGACGGCAGCA GCGCGGAGCTCTGGACGGGTCTTAAGAAGGGGCCCCCACGCAAACTCAAGTTTCCGGAGCCTCACGTGGTGCTGGAGGAGCTGAAGAAGTACCTTTCGTAG
- the BTBD18 gene encoding BTB/POZ domain-containing protein 18 translates to MCSPASPKILYRNPRFLRLAFLQLYHQQQSGVFCDVLLQAEGEAVPAHCCILSACSPFFTERLERERPAQGRKVVLELGGLKIRTLRKLVDFLYTSEMELSGEEAQDVLSAARQLRVSELESLQLEGGKLVKAPQGRRLNRECLHPPNPAPVSARVVASSRRPRAPLPVSQTPCPLGAARLKSSGKEEGHPEKNHRQNPENSSGTLLLKRKARACPAAQETRASPSSHGQGPKENRSGPAHGPMALSPPSLYTSVDERLLPRKIKLSRSKPSPDVCTSKPASLLSGPSSVPTAPGRRLWRQKSTNKGVPEDKQKTGRASPLGSSPGTSGLGKTGGSKKRSPEVRAPHPDSAEEGQVGRVKLRKIVNGTCWEVVQEPPLRISQDSPQIPELKDLGEPLGTQPSSGNEQDLSSSRANLCKDSPVCSRLQDTLLSAGRSPDHPAEESEFGSSPELAGKEPGLDVDCGEPYTFNPALLGQPCEAEEYRITSTAATSELEEILDFMLCGSDIEPPVECLGSPQAEGCRTPSYHLTETGKTWIEGEEWCLPDVELWPRELTELEKEPLGENKGPAGPFSPLVLPSENKEPAEPFSPLVMPSEVSEGEEVFSVGSSWTPDLEISSSQPLEGQTDKLLHMDSLDPPQRSYGDLSPPCSNWVDTGLEVSLSMDEVLYPAPEVGKEGSGNSEWVGPLPASPEEEIDVDSLSEGVVPTSIFSVWPDPSSESETEVDILT, encoded by the exons ATGTGCTCTCCTGCCAGTCCCAAAATCCTGTACAGGAATCCCCGGTTCCTGCGGTTAGCGTTTCTGCAGCTTTATCACCAGCAACAGAGTGGTGTGTTCTGTGATGTCCTTCTGCAGGCAGAAG GTGAGGCAGTCCCAGCCCACTGCTGCATCCTGTCAGCCTGCAGCCCCTTCTTCACAGAGCGCCTGGAGCGGGAGAGGCCAGCCCAGGGTCGGAAGGTGGTGCTCGAGCTGGGGGGCCTGAAGATCAGGACCCTGAGGAAGCTGGTGGACTTCTTGTACACCTCCGAGATGGAGCTATCTGGAGAAGAGGCCCAGGACGTGCTCTCCGCAGCCCGCCAGCTCCGCGTGTCGGAGCTCGAGTCCCTTCAGCTAGAGGGTGGGAAGCTGGTGAAGGCCCCTCAGGGCCGAAGGCTGAACAGGGAATGCCTGCATCCTCCCAACCCCGCGCCAGTCTCTGCCAGGGTGGTGGCATCCAGCCGCCGGCCTCGAGCTCCCCTGCCTGTCTCCCAGACGCCCTGTCCTCTCGGGGCAGCGAGACTGAAGTCCtcggggaaggaggaggggcacCCGGAGAAGAACCACCGACAGAACCCGGAGAACTCATCTGGCACTCTCCTGCTCAAGAGGAAGGCCAGGGCCTGCCCAGCTGCACAAGAAACAAGGGCTTCACCATCGAGCCATGGTCAGGGGCccaaagaaaacaggagtggCCCCGCCCACGGTCCTATGGCACTCTCCCCACCCAGCTTGTACACCTCCGTTGACGAGCGACTCCTGCCCAGGAAGATCAAGCTAAGCCGCTCAAAGCCGTCTCCCGATGTCTGCACGTCcaagcccgccagcctcctcagCGGACCCAGCTCAGTGCCCACAGCCCCTGGCCGGCGGCTGTGGCGGCAGAAGAGCACCAATAAGGGAGTGCCGGAGGACAAGCAGAAAACGGGGCGAGCCAGTCCCCTCGGGAGCAGCCCAGGCACCTCCGGTCTTGGGAAGACAGGTGGGAGCAAGAAGCGGAGCCCCGAAGTCAGGGCCCCTCACCCAGACTCTGCGGAGGAGGGGCAGGTTGGGAGAGTGAAGCTTCGCAAGATTGTCAACGGGACCTGCTGGGAGGTAGTTCAGGAGCCTCCCCTCAGGATCTCTCAGGATAGCCCTCAAATCCCAGAACTCAAAGACTTAGGGGAGCCTCTGGGGACACAGCCATCCTCAGGTAACGAGCAAGACCTGTCATCCTCGAGAGCAAACCTGTGTAAGGACTCCCCCGTGTGCTCCAGGCTACAAGACACTTTGCTCTCTGCCGGCCGCTCCCCAGACCACCCAGCGGAGGAGTCCGAGTTTGGGTCCAGCCCAGAGCTGGCGGGGAAGGAACCTGGACTGGACGTGGACTGCGGAGAGCCCTACACGTTCAACCCAGCCCTGCTCGGGCAGCCCTGCGAGGCTGAGGAGTACCGCATCACCAGCACCGCCGCCACCAGCGAGCTGGAGGAGATCCTGGACTTCATGCTCTGCGGCTCCGACATCGAGCCGCCTGTGGAGTGTCTGGGGAGTCCCCAGGCTGAGGGCTGCAGGACCCCGAGTTACCACCTGACAGAAACAGGCAAGACCTGGATCGAAGGGGAAGAATGGTGTTTGCCGGACGTGGAGCTCTGGCCCAGGGAgctcacagaactggaaaaggagcCTCTTGGTGAGAACAAAGGGCCAGCTGGGCCCTTCAGCCCCCTAGTCCTGCCCTCTGAGAACAAAGAGCCAGCTGAGCCCTTCAGCCCCCTTGTCATGCCCTCCGAGGTAAGTGAGGGGGAGGAGGTGTTTTCAGTGGGAAGCTCTTGGACTCCAGACCTGGAAATTAGCAGCTCCCAGCCACTGGAAGGTCAGACAGACAAACTTCTCCACATGGACTCCCTTGACCCTCCCCAAAGGTCCTATGGAGACCTCTCGCCTCCCTGTTCAAACTGGGTGGACACTGGCCTGGAAGTGTCCCTATCAATGGATGAGGTATTATACCCAGCTCCAGAGGTAGGCAAGGAGGGATCTGGCAACTCTGAGTGGGTGGGTCCACTTCCTGCCAGCCCTGAAGAGGAGATTGATGTAGACTCACTATCAGAGGGGGTTGTACCTACGAGTATCTTCTCCGTGTGGCCTGACCCTTCCTCAGAGTCAGAAACAGAGGTAGATATACTAACGTAG